The sequence ACGACACAGTGTCTGTCCCTGTGCGGGGTATGAGGCACAAAAACTGAGATCTCTGAGATCATTCCAGCAACATTTTCTGAGtttaattataaaaatgttCACAACTAAACTTGTATAAAGTGCATGTAACATCAAATTAATTAGAACTCTCATACTCGTGTATACTGTTTTTTAGTTCAAGAGATTTCTCCTCCTTAACTGCTgcacatgcaaaaataaacaacaatacACCAAAGCCAAATCTGGCTGCAAAATATCAGTTTTCCTTCCTTACTCAGCAGGATTTCTTAGATAATTACCCTCTGTAACATCTCTGACTGATGCCTGTTTACTCAGAAAAGCCTTGAATACAGATAGTCTGTCTTGTGACATTGATGCGTTTCCTTCCCCAAATCTTCTGTCCAGCGCCTGAAGGAGACCTGGGATAAGCTACATCACGAGTACCAGGCCCTTCCCCTCATCATCGACACTATGTCACAGAGGGCCACCAAGGACTGCCTCGAAAGGCAAATGAAGCAGCTGGAGGACGACATCGACTTATTCGAGAGGTTCAAAATCATCTACATACCTAACGATGATTAAACTCAGCAGAGATGAGATGCAGTGTAGTGAATGTTGTTATTTGCCCCATTCATGAGGAAAATAAACTGGTTgatttactgtatattttttgcagtgtcagttcatttttttacaaagctaatacaaaatacaagattttttttcagacaAACAACACTCACATGAATTTATGACTTGGGCCACTTCCATGTGTAGTCCAAAAACATAAATTTGTTGTGCTGTGTCATAACATGAGAGAAAGTTTTGGCTGATGATGACGAACCCTGCTATTTAGTTTCTGTGAGATTTTaacagaggaagaaaagctCAAAACATAAATCAGGTTACAAGCTCAACACCGACTTCCTTTAACCCTCTTGCTCTTTTAAAGCTATCAGGGGAAAGTAGATTacaaggttgttgttgttttccagcATGATCTCAGTTTAAACTGAGTTTTGAGGATGAGTTCTGGCAGAAGATCAACCCTTAAGATACTGAAACTATGACTGTTCCCTCCTGCGCTCATGTCCCTTCCAACGTTTGGCCTTTTGAGTTTGAAGGTTGTTTCATGACTAAAGCCCAAATGATGCAGGATTTTTAAGAGCAATACTAAATTCACTATTTTGGGCATTTAAAATTCTGATATATCAgccaatacatttttttctgtcagtcaCATGTAAGATAAACATCTTTTTCTGGCATTTGTTGTGTAGCTGCCAAGAGGGAACTTGCAGAGTGTCCTCTTTGGGGAAAACAATGCAATGTCAACACTCATATCATGGTTGAACGGTGTTTCTCTGATGTTGTCATTACTTTATAAATTTTCACTTGTCGCCCAGTATAAATAGCTAATATCCAAAACCATCAGACTCTATTCACAACTTTTCTTTCACGTTATTTCCATTACTCACAGTTCCAGTTAAATTAGGACAGTCGACAGTTGCAACGTGACACTTTAATACAAGTTAAATGTAAGTCAAAGTGGCACatgaatttgcaaaataaatggaaaaacattttacaataaatctaaatgtttgcttttgtctGTCATGTTTTTGAGCCCGATGTGACGTCAAAAAACTTGGCAAGTCATGTACTAAAATTTTCCTCAGACTTTCTGATTTGTTTGACACTTGTGCAGGACTGTGCTGTTAACTgaagtttttatttcagttggGCAGCACAGCAGTGGAGTGGCTAGAACAGTTTTTTCATAGCAAGGAGGTCTCGAGTTTAAATCTATCAGTCACTtggtgcctttctgtgtgggttttctttggttctccagcttcctcccacagtccaatgaCATGCTTGTTAAATGAAATTTGGCCTTCATTTGAATGGTGATCTGTCTCTTGCTGTTAGCCTTTTGATGGATTGGCAAGCTGTTCAAGGTGCACCCCAAATTTAACTTTATAACAGCAGGTCCAGCCTTTTCACAACACTAAATTGGATAAGGAGTTAAGAAAACGAATGGATTTTGGCTTTCAATAAGTATCAGAACAACGTGATCTCAGCCCCTTAGTTCTCATTTACAAGTGTCCTCCATGAAATCCCAAATTCACTCCCCCACAAGGCTGTGGCTGTGTTTACTTCAGGTCacatttctcattttgttttttctgatgaATTACCCACTATTTCCCcaaagtaatcacattacattgtTGTGATCTCAATATCGACCAAAGTAATTGCAATTACAATTTTTACTGTCACTGAGCAGCCCTTCATTCAAGTGGATTTTCAAGTCTAGctcttcttttctccttctGTGAATACATAAATCCAGAGCTAAAATTTAAGCATTTATTAAATGACAAATAATTTCTTATTGTGTTCCTTAAAAAGTATAATCCCTcagaaaactgaataaaatttaCTGCTTACGTACTGAACCAATCATTTGTTGTTAGATTTCTTTCCCCCTTCCCCCGTCTGCAGTGGCCTGCGATGCGGCCACGAGCCAGCACAGCATCACATGAAGCTGATTATCCATGTAAATCTCCACAACCAAAACAACGCTTTCCTTTTGCACAAATGACTCAAGCGTGATCGCACAGcccatgaggctggctgggacTCGTCTGGATGCCTCGCCTTCCTATTTTCCCTCTCTGCTTTGTGAGTGGGCGCTGAaaagaaggcaacagtaacagtAAGTGATGATTTGTTAACAACAGATTAGAGATGTTGCTCTGGATGTTAGTGAAGGTCGTATTTGAAGAAATGTTTCTCTACGTGTTACCACTTTTGTCTTGTTCAGAAGGAAGtaagctgtttttgtgttttcacttaaGGTCACTTTCACGTGGATTCACCTATAAGTTGTGCCACAATGTCAGCACTGCTACAGATGGACAATgcagagataaaaaaaagaattgtggTATGTTTAACACCACGTTTAAACATCTATAGTGCTAAAGTATTGTTTGGTAGTTACTTTTACGGCTATTAGAGGCTATTATTCCCGTTTTTGCTACTTAATATCTTTTGTGGTTTTGTAATAAACAAAGCAGTAAAGACGACTGTCTGCTTTcaattttagttgttttttttaattcagagatttaaaaaaatatataacttccaattttttttgtttatcaagACACACAAGTCAACtaaatgaaactaaaatgaaaaagcaaagcaattTTATAGTAacgtaaattaaataaatataaataattgattaaaacaaacatcaTCACACTATAATGATTGTagcatatgtatgtatgtattgttGTATCTTCCCAGCATATGTTTATACTGCCAATAATCGGTCCTGACAATAATTTGCCTGTCCTAGATAAAAGATGATTGGCCAGGCTACAGTCTGGACCTGTTCACCTATCCTGAGCACTACCATGATGACATCGAGAGTATTTACATTCCACATGGGGTAATCATGAATAGGTAAGAAAGGCctacaacatcacaatgatgtCATAAAATTTCGTAAAATCACACGCTGCGTGAATATAtgttaaaatgtcacatttttacaGCTTATTGACAACAAAAGATTTCAGCCACTTCTGCTCCAATcgtatggtaaatggcctgtatttgtatagcacttttctagtccccaaggaccccaaagcactttacacaaccagtcatccacccattcactcactggtgatggcaagctacattgtagccacagccaccctggggcgcactgacagaggcgaggctgccggacccTGGCGCCACccagccctctgaccaccaccagtaggcaacgggtgtagtgtcttgctcaaggacacaacgaccgagactgttcaACCCGGGGCTCGAACCttggcgaactcccaactcttgagccacaatcgcccctaATGAAGCATAcgagtaaagaaaataaaatacactattTCAGAATGTAGCGTTCAACATCACAGGTCAAAGGAGGACAATCTTTGTTTGAGCTTATTATTTTCCCAATACAACATTATGTTGCTTTACAATGACACGAAAACATTATATGCTATCCTAGATTTCTATATTAACAATGCTGACAGCATAAAACATCAAACTAAAAGGCATGAAACATCAAAGGGCTGTTGCTCTTAGGAGGGGGCTGCGATCTCTGAGTGTTCTCATTTGTAGTATGATTTGATTTGCTCTTGCAGGACCGAACGCCTGGCCCACTACATCATGGATGACTTTCGGGATGACAACATAATGGTCCTGTGTGTTCTGAAGGGAGGCTACAAATTCTGTGCAGATCTGGTGGAGTTCATCAAGATTCTCGGCCGGAACTCCAACAAGTACCTGGAGACCCGAGTAGAGTTCATCCGTCTGAAGAGCTACCTGGTGGGTAGTGCAGCAATCTATGAAAAAACTTTCATAAATTGCCTCAAAGGGCATTTTGCCCAGCATCTCCACCCTATGGTGTGACAGGTACGCTGttagatttttacatttaattaatgCTTTAAGTTAGGAATGTTTCACGTAGCTTTGAGCTCTCCATCAAGTCTCAGAACTGGACCTCTTAATTTTAATTGAGGTGTAGGTGCCTATTGGAGTAACTATCTGCCAAATCACATGGCAAAAAGTCTGTAAATGAGTAAAGGTGTAGTAGTTTAGCCATATGCTGCTATCACAAATTACAAGACATCTCTGTCTGTGCAATGAACCCATAAAGTTTATGGATGCACCTTGTTAACCAAGCTTGCCACTGTGGGCTGATAACTTGGAACTCCATCATTTCATCCAGATGTGATCACTTCTGGCTGAAAAACAACATGGCAGTAGGTAAACTGAGGATTTACAAACTAATGAACACATGGCAAATGTCAAAACATTACAACATATTACATGCTTTAATCACATCGtcccatttttttccttcttataCACTCCAGCTCAAATATTAGTGAAATATTCTTGGTTCTAGCTTTCCACCTGGGAGGACTTCCTTTGCAGTTTTATATCAGTCAATTGACTGAATATGTTGTGTAAACAGACGAAGCAAGCAATGTGAGGATTCCAATCTCCTATCAGGAAGTGGAACATGCATTTTTACTgtgcttttttgttattttaaccttaaataaataaaagtaaaacaaaatcttAAATGATAATGACCACAATTTTTGCGGAAGCCCTGCTTTCAACGCAGACTTTAGCCAGAGCCACCAGATGTCACTGTTGTTCatgtttaatgtgaaacattcacaCAGGGCAACTCAAGGACGACTCATTGTGGAGTGACTGCATAGCTCAGGTCATGAAAATAGCAGTCTGCTAATTGGTGCAGCTGTTGCTGCCAAGAAAAACTGCTCATGTCATGATGGAGTCCAACACCTGGAATGCATAAACTGTGGAACGACGCAGCAGTGGTAACAATTATATCAACTGTCGGCAAAGTCACTTGTTTTATTGTGGTGTGTTTTGGCAAGCAGCACATCTGAAAGGatgtgatttgtttttctctacATGTGGTCACATTTTTTTAGTCCCTTTTGAGCACGGGGGAGGATTCACTGGCTTTCGTGGAGGTTAAAGCAGCGAGGACAGCCTAGTGATGCTGTGATGTTCCACGATATTAAGAAaataaggtttttatttttcttaggGCAAGGTTGAATGAGTTATTTAAATAATACCAAAATAAGTTCAACTTACTAGAGCTTTATTTAACTCTGTGAAGGCTACAGAAAATTAAGACAAAAGTACAAAACTGGCAGAAATCAACCTTAAATCTGAAAAGATATGATGACAAGTTAAGAGACCATACAAAAGTATAATCTTATATTAAAGTTCATCTGATTCCTGATCATTGTATTTTGATGTCAACAACATGGCTTGGGGTAGCGGTTGCTGTTACTGCACTGTAggactgtgtgtttgagtgatAATGTCATTAGTCAATCTCGCAGATCATGATGGAGACATGTGACCTGCCCCAGGCCAGGATTTTGTCCACGTCACTGCTGCTCTTATCCGAGTGATGCATCTATAGCAGCCCAAGTCTAACTTCAAAGCTTTCATTCTTAAAAGCTTTAAATACCATGCTTCCTCAGAGTTCATATCTTTGTTTATGTTCAGGACATTTTATCTCAAACACTTTGTGAAATATGTCTCCCTATGTGCAGTTATGTACCACACAGTGGTaactatatacatatatatatatatatccctgTATCACTATATCTTCTTTTCTGATGTTCCCATGGTGGCCTGTCTGATGAAGTAAAAACACCTTCATGTTTAAATCCAAGTTCAGCCAGTTCGAGTTCAACCGATCTTGGATTACAATTAAAATTTTTGAAACCACCCATAGCGTTCCTATTATGTTAGCAAGAACGGTATTTTTTTAGTGTTCTTACGCCCCTGTTTTTGCAGGTGCGTCATATAATAGTGATACATTTCATTAAGCTTACTGATCAAGCATTCATTATTTTCTATCCTAACAATTTTGTTTGTAGCATTAGCTAGCAGTTAGCTGTTGATTCATACCATTAGCTAGCAGTTAGCTGTTGATTCATACCATTAGTTAACATATAGCTGCTAGTCTATttagaaaaaaagctttttattcaTAGTTTTAAGAAATTACTGCATTTCAAATATCTGTGTGAATGTTTAGATAATTTTTTATCTAGTGTTAGCTGTTAGCTAATAATTATAACTGTTAGCAAAATATTTAGTGAGATTTTACAATCATTTAATCACTTTAATATACCATATAATTTTATCATTAATGTGTATTTCTTTTCAATGGATATTCTCTACTGCTTATCCATTACTTTTActaaattattatattttctgaCCCTTTTTCAAGCCTGTCAGGatctgtttgcttttttaacacagtggttcccaaatAGTGTGCCTTAGATTTTGTGTCAACTAAGCATTTGTGTTGTCACTGTacaaaaagtaacaaatgtAATTTAGATGTGCTATATTAGAACACATGAAATTCCCTGATTAGAGGCCCTGGTTATTGAAGTCAAATAATCACTATCATGTGTGGAGAAAACCCCGCAAAAGAAACTGTCAAAAGACACTACTGCAAAAGCTACGCTTCACCTGGACTGGGGTTGACAGCCTTCTGCCCAAGTGTATCATTTGCTGAAAGGAGTTATTAAGATACACTCATTCACGCATTCAGACACCAAAAAAGTATCTGATAACAAGATTGATGCAAGTTATATACAAGTGGAGTTTATTGCAGATGTAAGGATCTGTATTCCTGCAAGTTCCTTCATCTGACAATAGCAGCAAATGAAGAACTGCTGATATTCCAGATGACTTAGAGGCCATTTTCTCCAATTATGAGAATGGGTGTGCCTTGAAATTTTGGTGTGGCTTGAGCAAAAACAAATTTTGAAAACCAATGCAGTTAATTGAGGTTGCTGCAAATATCCCTGACTGTAAATCACAGTTAAAGGCAATTTATTGTAATTAACAGGAACCATGGAGTAACAAAAAGGGCAAAAATTACAATTGCTGggttgcaaaataaaaattaactgCCCTCTTTTCATCTTCTCACCAGAATGACCAATCAACAGAGGACCTGCACATCATAGGATGCCGAGATCTGTCTTTTCTGCGTGGaaaggtgtgtgtttgtaattaAGCAAAGTCAGGATAATGACATGGGATAaggatatttttacatgctgttttAAAAGAAACTACCCTAGCCTCAAGAGGGAGCTGTCAGTTAATCTGTCTTTAGGTAGAATTTTTTCCCAAGTGATCAAAGTCACACAGTTACATTTGTTAGACTTAGTCTTAGACAAGACC is a genomic window of Astatotilapia calliptera chromosome 9, fAstCal1.2, whole genome shotgun sequence containing:
- the prtfdc1a gene encoding hypoxanthine-guanine phosphoribosyltransferase isoform X1, which translates into the protein MSALLQMDNAEIKKRIVIKDDWPGYSLDLFTYPEHYHDDIESIYIPHGVIMNRTERLAHYIMDDFRDDNIMVLCVLKGGYKFCADLVEFIKILGRNSNKYLETRVEFIRLKSYLNDQSTEDLHIIGCRDLSFLRGKSVLIVEAIVDTGKTMKALLKHVETFEPKMVKVAGLLVKRLPNMAESLTDSYLCPQQNRKDEVQDMRRHEAISYTQFYSSTYFSPVAVTIWEGGLVFITIQCWMDTVKCFYV
- the prtfdc1a gene encoding hypoxanthine-guanine phosphoribosyltransferase isoform X2 translates to MSALLQMDNAEIKKRIVIKDDWPGYSLDLFTYPEHYHDDIESIYIPHGVIMNRTERLAHYIMDDFRDDNIMVLCVLKGGYKFCADLVEFIKILGRNSNKYLETRVEFIRLKSYLNDQSTEDLHIIGCRDLSFLRGKSVLIVEAIVDTGKTMKALLKHVETFEPKMVKVAGLLVKRLPNMAESLTDYVGFEIPNRFVVGYALDYNEYFRDLNHICVLSRTGKMKYKI